In Halorussus limi, a genomic segment contains:
- a CDS encoding cation:proton antiporter, with amino-acid sequence MSKLVVLVGELMLVLGIAAVVRALARRVRIPFTVVLVLVGFAISVSRFHLSLGLSPDLIMKVLLPTIIFQGAEETKPGHFGDVLPEAILMVVVGLPFAVLLLGLLGSYAFGVPVVIALLYAVIVYPIDPVAVLAIFRDTDAPARLGVLAETESHLSEGFAIVTFSTLLALVWEQVQTGRSIEGLVTVSELVNLAVEITWVSLGGLVVGAVTGGLVLLVLQYTVEEMSQLLFLIILPYGSYLLAEEVLHLSGVLAVVSAGLLIGTYGKANVIRPESVEFIEEIWRTAAFLATTVLFVLVGIRVPVNHLLNFTPLILVATLLVFFVRAVSVYPVIKLVNRTSTGKIPLDYQHVLVWGGMHTVIPIALFLTVPDALPYHDKLGAMVFGVAVLSIVVQGLLMPYVLRTTETMGPMESAVDSD; translated from the coding sequence ATGAGCAAACTCGTCGTCCTGGTCGGCGAACTCATGCTGGTGTTGGGTATCGCCGCGGTCGTCCGTGCTCTGGCGAGGCGCGTCCGCATCCCGTTTACGGTCGTCCTCGTGCTCGTCGGGTTCGCCATCTCGGTCTCCCGGTTCCACCTCAGCCTCGGACTCTCGCCGGACCTCATCATGAAGGTGTTGCTCCCGACCATCATCTTTCAGGGCGCCGAAGAGACCAAGCCGGGACACTTCGGCGACGTGCTCCCCGAGGCGATTCTGATGGTGGTCGTCGGACTCCCGTTCGCCGTGCTACTCCTCGGGTTGCTGGGAAGCTACGCGTTCGGCGTACCCGTCGTCATCGCGCTCCTGTACGCCGTCATCGTCTACCCCATCGACCCGGTCGCCGTGCTGGCTATCTTCCGGGACACGGACGCTCCGGCGCGACTCGGCGTCCTCGCCGAGACCGAGAGTCACCTGAGCGAGGGGTTCGCCATCGTGACGTTCTCGACGCTGCTCGCGCTGGTCTGGGAACAGGTACAGACCGGGCGCTCGATAGAGGGACTCGTCACCGTCTCGGAACTCGTCAACCTCGCCGTCGAGATTACGTGGGTGAGCCTCGGCGGTCTCGTCGTCGGTGCCGTAACGGGCGGTCTCGTCCTACTCGTCCTGCAGTACACGGTCGAGGAGATGTCCCAGTTGCTGTTCCTGATTATCCTCCCGTACGGCAGTTATCTCCTCGCCGAGGAGGTACTCCACCTGAGCGGGGTCCTCGCGGTCGTCTCGGCGGGACTGTTGATCGGCACCTACGGGAAGGCGAACGTGATTCGCCCGGAGAGCGTGGAGTTCATCGAGGAAATCTGGCGGACAGCGGCGTTCCTCGCTACCACCGTCCTCTTCGTGCTGGTCGGCATCCGCGTGCCGGTAAACCACTTGCTCAACTTCACGCCGCTCATCCTCGTCGCTACGCTGCTGGTGTTCTTCGTCCGGGCCGTGTCCGTGTACCCGGTTATCAAACTGGTGAACCGGACGAGTACGGGGAAGATTCCGCTGGACTACCAGCACGTCCTCGTCTGGGGCGGGATGCACACGGTCATCCCGATAGCGCTCTTCCTGACCGTCCCAGACGCGCTCCCGTACCACGACAAACTCGGTGCGATGGTGTTCGGAGTGGCGGTCCTGAGTATCGTCGTGCAGGGGCTCCTGATGCCCTACGTCCTCCGGACCACCGAAACGATGGGACCGATGGAAAGTGCCGTCGACTCGGACTGA
- the pyrF gene encoding orotidine-5'-phosphate decarboxylase — protein sequence MTAFFDRLADRIAEIDSIVSVGLDPDEERLPAAVRDADLPRWEFNRRIVDATHEHAAVFKPNAAFYEDSDGWRALEKTVEYAREKGVPVLLDAKRADIGNTSRQYAEVLNSVDAITLNPFLGRDSLAPFLDRETAGCFLLCRTSNPGGADVQELELADGDLVYERVADLASEWSADGNRNVGLVVGATTPDELRTVRERVPDLPFLVPGVGAQGGDAEAAATYATATNGAGLVNSTRGIIFAGEDSDQSYADAAGDAAKDLKERLNQYR from the coding sequence ATGACCGCGTTCTTCGACCGACTCGCCGACCGCATCGCGGAAATCGACAGCATCGTCTCCGTCGGACTCGACCCCGACGAGGAGCGCCTGCCCGCCGCGGTCAGGGACGCCGACCTGCCGCGCTGGGAGTTCAATCGCCGCATCGTCGACGCGACCCACGAACACGCCGCCGTGTTCAAGCCCAACGCCGCGTTCTACGAGGACTCCGACGGCTGGCGAGCGCTGGAGAAGACCGTCGAGTACGCCCGCGAAAAGGGCGTTCCGGTCCTGCTCGACGCCAAGCGCGCCGACATCGGCAACACCTCCCGACAGTACGCCGAGGTGCTGAATTCGGTGGACGCCATCACGCTCAACCCCTTCCTCGGCCGGGACTCGCTCGCGCCGTTCCTCGACCGCGAGACGGCCGGATGCTTCCTGCTCTGTCGGACCTCGAACCCCGGCGGCGCGGACGTGCAGGAACTCGAACTCGCCGACGGTGACCTCGTCTACGAGCGGGTCGCCGACCTCGCCAGCGAGTGGAGCGCGGACGGCAACCGGAACGTCGGTCTCGTCGTGGGCGCGACCACGCCCGACGAACTCCGGACGGTCCGCGAGCGCGTCCCCGACCTGCCCTTCCTCGTTCCCGGCGTCGGCGCGCAGGGGGGCGACGCCGAAGCGGCCGCGACCTACGCCACCGCGACCAACGGCGCGGGTCTGGTCAACTCCACCCGCGGCATCATCTTCGCCGGCGAGGATTCGGACCAATCTTACGCCGACGCGGCCGGAGACGCGGCGAAGGACTTGAAAGAGCGCCTGAACCAGTACCGCTGA
- a CDS encoding DUF7520 family protein: MNTDSTISSRPIFAAVSVVIVLVAGGIGAVVGASGQERAVAMDLLGVVSFQMTPVSMAAFGVVVTASVLALLFGLVSVASRYDDEAGERA; encoded by the coding sequence GTGAACACCGACTCGACGATTTCGAGCCGACCCATCTTCGCCGCGGTGTCCGTCGTCATCGTCCTCGTGGCGGGCGGTATCGGCGCCGTCGTCGGCGCGTCGGGACAGGAGCGGGCCGTGGCAATGGACCTGCTCGGCGTGGTCTCGTTCCAGATGACGCCGGTCTCGATGGCCGCGTTCGGCGTGGTCGTGACCGCGAGCGTGCTAGCGCTCCTGTTCGGACTGGTCAGCGTCGCGTCCCGGTACGACGACGAGGCGGGCGAGCGCGCCTGA
- a CDS encoding GNAT family N-acetyltransferase, whose product MVERRVEELTTEAEWTAALPILRQLWTDADEAFVRSWADEDDYRLFGLVADGSLVAVAGISVQRVLHHARHAWIHDFVVDEAHRGESYGADLLGFVESWADDRDCEYVALAVRDGNDDALAFYESEGMDRWGHVVETEL is encoded by the coding sequence ATGGTCGAGCGGCGCGTCGAGGAACTGACCACCGAGGCGGAGTGGACCGCCGCGCTTCCGATTCTGCGACAACTGTGGACCGACGCCGACGAGGCGTTCGTCCGGTCGTGGGCCGACGAGGACGACTACCGACTCTTCGGTCTCGTCGCCGACGGGTCGCTGGTCGCCGTCGCCGGAATCTCCGTCCAGCGCGTCCTCCATCACGCCCGCCACGCGTGGATTCACGACTTCGTGGTGGACGAGGCCCATCGCGGCGAGAGCTACGGCGCGGACCTTCTCGGGTTCGTCGAGTCGTGGGCCGACGACCGAGACTGCGAGTACGTCGCGCTGGCGGTTCGAGACGGTAACGACGACGCGCTCGCCTTCTACGAGTCCGAGGGGATGGACCGGTGGGGCCACGTCGTGGAGACCGAACTCTGA
- a CDS encoding APC family permease — MTEKLGLTEAVSIALGGMIGGGIFAVLGVVAKMSGSLSWAAFVVAGVVATCAGYSYVQLNRLSDSSGGSVTYIEEFLGNPTFAGMAGWTLLVGYVGSMAMYAFAFGSFFERLVGVHHVAGLPLRPVVSVVAVAGFVGLNFLGAQATGTSENVMVGLKVGVLLLFGLWGLYYGSTHGKLEFGRSQLGLTVGPVMAAAVSFVAFQGWQLLTYDQDDIEDVETILPKAIYVSIPIATFVYVVVAVVTTSLAKSSVVQNHPETALAVAARPFMGSVGFTLIAVAALFSTGSAINATLFSSARFAKGMLQDDLLPSEVGRADADGAPARTLLVLGALTAAFTTYGSLRGITSFASLSFIVVFGAMSYLAFAQRDREEVRAAVPAVGVVGTALFLPLMLWHLYADQRSVFFSVVAIAVAVVGVELLYFEREKIEDGIESVERWV, encoded by the coding sequence ATGACCGAGAAACTCGGTCTGACGGAGGCCGTGTCGATCGCGCTCGGAGGCATGATCGGCGGCGGTATCTTCGCGGTTCTCGGCGTCGTTGCGAAGATGTCGGGGTCGCTCTCGTGGGCGGCGTTCGTCGTCGCGGGCGTCGTGGCGACGTGCGCGGGCTACTCCTACGTGCAACTCAACCGCCTGAGCGACTCGAGCGGCGGGTCGGTCACGTACATCGAGGAGTTCCTCGGGAACCCGACGTTCGCGGGGATGGCCGGCTGGACGCTTCTGGTCGGCTACGTCGGCTCGATGGCGATGTACGCGTTCGCGTTCGGGAGCTTCTTCGAGAGACTGGTCGGCGTCCACCACGTCGCCGGACTCCCCCTGCGGCCGGTCGTTTCGGTGGTCGCGGTGGCGGGGTTCGTCGGCCTGAACTTCCTCGGTGCGCAGGCGACCGGCACGTCGGAGAACGTCATGGTCGGGCTGAAGGTCGGAGTCCTACTGCTGTTCGGTCTCTGGGGGCTGTACTACGGCTCCACTCACGGGAAACTGGAGTTCGGTCGCTCGCAACTCGGGCTGACGGTCGGTCCCGTCATGGCCGCGGCCGTCTCGTTCGTGGCGTTTCAGGGGTGGCAACTGCTGACCTACGACCAGGACGACATCGAGGACGTCGAGACCATTCTCCCGAAGGCAATATACGTCTCGATTCCGATAGCGACGTTCGTCTACGTCGTGGTGGCGGTCGTGACGACGAGCCTCGCGAAGTCGTCGGTGGTGCAGAACCACCCCGAGACCGCTCTCGCCGTCGCGGCGCGGCCGTTCATGGGGTCGGTCGGGTTCACCCTCATCGCGGTCGCGGCGCTGTTCTCGACCGGGAGCGCCATCAACGCGACCCTGTTCAGCAGCGCCCGGTTCGCCAAGGGCATGCTTCAGGACGACCTCCTGCCGAGCGAAGTCGGGCGCGCGGACGCCGACGGTGCGCCCGCGCGGACGCTGCTGGTTCTCGGCGCGCTGACCGCGGCGTTCACGACCTACGGGAGTCTCCGGGGAATCACGTCGTTCGCGTCGCTGTCGTTCATCGTCGTCTTCGGCGCGATGAGCTACCTCGCGTTCGCTCAGCGCGACCGCGAGGAGGTCCGGGCGGCGGTCCCGGCGGTCGGCGTCGTCGGGACGGCGCTGTTTCTGCCGCTGATGCTCTGGCACCTCTACGCCGACCAGCGCAGCGTCTTCTTCTCGGTCGTCGCCATCGCAGTCGCGGTGGTCGGGGTCGAACTGCTCTACTTCGAGCGCGAGAAGATCGAAGACGGCATCGAGAGCGTGGAGCGGTGGGTGTAG
- a CDS encoding SAM hydrolase/SAM-dependent halogenase family protein, translating to MITLASDFGTPYPAAMKGVMLQRTDARLVDVAHDFPRQDVRTAAFWLREVLPYFPPAVHLVVVDPGVGTDRAALAVRAGDHALVGPDNGVLLPAARELTAREGDEIEVFEVEYADSEAHPASETRAVEPRAISSTFHGRDVFAPAAAEIHEAGVEDFHERDDVVAVGEYEDLRFPDPTLDGDVAVGEVLVVDGFGNAVTNLPGELLDGRESVAVNGESVPVVRAYAELPAGDRLVTVGSHGNVELAVNRGRGDDAFGVTVGDEIRVE from the coding sequence ATGATAACGCTCGCATCGGACTTCGGGACGCCCTACCCGGCGGCGATGAAGGGCGTGATGTTACAGCGAACCGACGCGCGACTGGTAGACGTCGCCCACGACTTCCCCCGGCAAGACGTGCGGACAGCGGCGTTCTGGCTTCGGGAGGTTCTACCCTACTTCCCGCCCGCGGTCCACCTCGTCGTCGTGGACCCCGGCGTCGGCACCGATAGGGCGGCGCTCGCGGTACGGGCGGGCGACCACGCGCTCGTCGGTCCGGACAACGGCGTCCTGCTCCCGGCGGCCCGCGAGTTGACCGCGCGTGAGGGCGACGAAATCGAGGTCTTCGAGGTCGAGTACGCGGACAGCGAGGCGCATCCCGCCTCGGAAACGCGAGCGGTGGAACCGCGAGCGATAAGTTCCACGTTCCACGGCCGCGACGTGTTCGCGCCCGCCGCCGCCGAGATTCACGAGGCGGGCGTCGAGGACTTCCACGAGCGCGACGACGTAGTGGCCGTCGGCGAGTACGAGGACCTCCGCTTCCCGGACCCGACGCTCGACGGCGACGTGGCGGTCGGCGAAGTCCTCGTCGTGGACGGGTTCGGCAACGCCGTCACCAACCTCCCCGGCGAACTGCTCGACGGTCGGGAGTCGGTCGCGGTGAACGGCGAGTCGGTACCCGTCGTGCGGGCCTACGCGGAACTGCCCGCGGGCGACCGCCTCGTCACGGTCGGAAGCCACGGCAACGTCGAGTTGGCGGTCAACCGCGGCCGCGGCGACGACGCGTTCGGGGTCACGGTCGGCGACGAAATCAGAGTCGAGTGA
- a CDS encoding diadenylate cyclase → MDYGDLRIDYESHSNVRELLDCLVFALEGISLEFEKWDTRHVKGPGLYVAVVTGPTVAEFADPMGNNQWPVGRCRTVCDGLDDFYETARDVARTRDGAVVVSVDDVIQRQMVRFRDLKSDHSGPRNAEIADYEDWMGARHMSALDTSARPNVVSTLTLSEETGRVTVFQRGTFETYTRAELGGDWNARTGQ, encoded by the coding sequence ATGGACTACGGCGACCTCCGCATCGATTACGAGTCGCACTCGAACGTCCGAGAACTGCTCGACTGTCTCGTCTTCGCGCTCGAAGGCATCAGCCTGGAGTTCGAGAAGTGGGACACGCGACACGTGAAAGGCCCCGGTCTCTACGTCGCCGTCGTGACCGGGCCGACGGTGGCCGAGTTCGCCGACCCGATGGGGAACAACCAGTGGCCGGTGGGCCGGTGTCGGACCGTCTGCGATGGACTGGACGACTTCTACGAAACCGCACGCGACGTCGCCCGAACCCGGGACGGAGCCGTCGTCGTCAGCGTCGACGACGTGATTCAGCGCCAGATGGTTCGGTTCCGGGACCTGAAATCGGACCATTCCGGCCCGCGGAACGCGGAAATCGCTGACTACGAGGACTGGATGGGCGCTCGTCACATGAGCGCGCTCGACACGTCGGCGCGCCCGAACGTCGTCTCGACGCTGACGCTGAGCGAGGAGACCGGGCGCGTGACGGTCTTCCAGCGGGGGACGTTCGAGACGTACACCCGGGCGGAACTCGGCGGCGACTGGAACGCCAGGACCGGTCAGTGA
- a CDS encoding nicotinamide-nucleotide adenylyltransferase: MTRGFYIGRFQPYHNGHHNVVQSIAEEVDELVLGIGSAGDSHSQHDPFTAGERIMMITKSLVDSDLVTYAVPIEDLDRNSVWVSHVQSMSPDFDVAYSNNPLVIQLFEEAGVEVRQSPMYNRDVLEGTEVRDRMIEGDDWEKLVPDAVVEVVEETGGLERIQRVSDSDSNGE, encoded by the coding sequence ATGACTCGCGGGTTCTACATCGGCCGGTTCCAACCCTATCACAACGGCCACCACAACGTGGTCCAGAGCATCGCCGAGGAGGTAGACGAGTTAGTCCTCGGCATCGGGAGCGCGGGCGACTCCCACAGCCAACACGACCCGTTCACGGCGGGCGAGCGCATCATGATGATAACCAAGTCGCTGGTCGACTCTGACCTCGTGACCTACGCGGTCCCCATCGAGGACTTGGACCGCAACTCGGTGTGGGTCAGCCACGTCCAGAGCATGAGTCCGGACTTCGACGTTGCCTACTCGAACAACCCGCTGGTCATCCAACTCTTCGAGGAGGCGGGCGTCGAGGTGCGCCAGTCGCCGATGTACAACCGCGACGTGCTGGAGGGCACGGAAGTCCGCGACCGAATGATAGAAGGCGACGACTGGGAGAAGTTGGTGCCGGACGCCGTGGTCGAGGTCGTAGAGGAAACCGGCGGTCTAGAGCGGATTCAGCGAGTGAGCGACTCGGACAGCAACGGGGAGTAA
- the lonB gene encoding ATP-dependent protease LonB — protein sequence MSKDTDNEAPPEEQTSEQGGSAFEDLGSDVEPDISDDEAVEADLLGGLDIETTEEIDIPDRLVDQVIGQDHARDVVQKAAKQRRHVMMIGTPGTGKSMLAKAMSELLPKEDLQDVLVYHNPDDGNEPKVRTVPAGKGEQIIEAHKEEARKRNQMRSFLMWVIIAIVVGYALLIATRPLLGILAAGVIYLAFRYGSRGNDAMIPNLLVNHADQTTAPFEDATGAHAGALLGDVRHDPFQSGGMETPSHDRVEPGAIHKASKGVLFVDEINTLDIRSQQKLMTAIQEGEFSITGQSERSSGAMVQTEPVPCDFIMIAAGNMDAMENMHPALRSRIKGYGYEVYMDDTIDDTPEMRRKYTRFIAQEVEKDGRLPHFDEDAVEEVILEAQRRSGRKDHLTLKLRDLGGLVRVAGDIARAANKDQTEREDVLQAKRRSRSIEQQVADDYIERRKDYELTVNQGEVVGRVNGLAVMGEDSGIVLPVMAEVTPSQGPGEVIATGQLKEMAMEAVQNVSAIIKKFSDEDITERDVHIQFVQAGQQGVDGDSASITVATAVISALEDIPVAQDLAMTGSLSVRGDVLPVGGVTHKIEAAAKAGLDRVIIPAANEDDVMIEEEYEEQIEIIPVSHISEVLEVALEGEAEKDSLVDRLKNITGSALERQVGRSGTGSPSPQ from the coding sequence ATGAGTAAGGACACCGATAACGAGGCTCCGCCGGAGGAGCAAACGTCCGAGCAGGGGGGCTCGGCGTTCGAAGACCTCGGCAGCGACGTCGAACCCGACATCTCGGACGACGAGGCTGTCGAGGCCGACCTTCTGGGCGGACTTGACATCGAGACCACCGAAGAGATAGACATTCCCGACCGACTGGTGGATCAGGTAATCGGTCAGGACCACGCCCGCGACGTGGTGCAAAAGGCGGCCAAGCAGCGCCGTCACGTGATGATGATCGGCACGCCCGGAACGGGCAAGTCGATGCTGGCGAAGGCGATGAGCGAACTCCTGCCGAAGGAGGACCTACAGGACGTACTCGTCTACCACAACCCCGACGACGGCAACGAACCCAAGGTTCGGACCGTCCCGGCGGGCAAAGGCGAGCAGATAATCGAGGCCCACAAGGAGGAGGCCCGCAAGCGAAACCAGATGCGGTCGTTCCTGATGTGGGTCATCATCGCCATCGTGGTCGGCTACGCGCTTCTCATCGCGACCCGACCGCTGCTGGGCATCCTCGCGGCCGGCGTCATCTACCTCGCGTTCCGCTACGGGTCGCGCGGCAACGACGCGATGATTCCGAACCTGCTGGTCAACCACGCCGACCAGACCACCGCGCCGTTCGAGGACGCGACCGGCGCCCACGCCGGTGCGCTGCTGGGCGACGTGCGCCACGACCCCTTCCAGTCCGGCGGCATGGAGACCCCGAGCCACGACCGCGTCGAACCGGGGGCCATCCACAAGGCCAGCAAGGGCGTGCTGTTCGTCGACGAGATAAACACCCTCGACATCCGGTCCCAGCAGAAGCTGATGACCGCGATTCAGGAGGGCGAGTTCTCCATCACGGGCCAGTCCGAGCGCTCCTCGGGCGCGATGGTCCAGACCGAACCCGTCCCCTGCGACTTCATCATGATCGCCGCGGGGAACATGGACGCGATGGAGAACATGCACCCCGCGCTCCGGTCGCGCATCAAGGGGTACGGGTACGAGGTGTACATGGACGACACCATCGACGACACCCCCGAGATGCGCCGGAAGTACACTCGGTTCATCGCCCAAGAGGTCGAGAAGGACGGCCGCCTGCCTCACTTCGACGAGGATGCGGTCGAGGAGGTCATCCTCGAAGCCCAGCGCCGGTCGGGCCGTAAGGACCACCTCACGCTCAAGCTTCGGGACCTCGGCGGTCTCGTCCGGGTCGCGGGCGACATCGCTCGCGCCGCGAACAAGGACCAGACCGAGCGCGAGGACGTGCTGCAGGCCAAGCGCCGCTCGCGCTCCATCGAGCAGCAGGTCGCCGACGACTACATCGAGCGCCGCAAGGACTACGAACTCACCGTCAACCAGGGCGAGGTCGTCGGCCGCGTCAACGGTCTCGCGGTCATGGGCGAGGACAGCGGTATCGTCCTGCCCGTGATGGCGGAAGTGACGCCCTCGCAGGGACCGGGCGAAGTCATCGCCACCGGTCAACTCAAGGAGATGGCCATGGAAGCGGTCCAGAACGTCTCGGCCATCATCAAGAAGTTCAGCGACGAGGACATCACCGAGCGCGACGTTCACATCCAGTTCGTGCAGGCCGGCCAACAGGGCGTCGACGGCGACTCGGCGTCCATCACGGTCGCCACGGCCGTCATCTCGGCGCTCGAAGACATCCCGGTCGCACAGGACCTCGCGATGACCGGGTCGCTGTCGGTCCGGGGCGACGTGCTGCCGGTCGGCGGCGTGACGCACAAAATCGAGGCCGCCGCGAAGGCGGGTCTCGACCGCGTCATCATCCCGGCCGCCAACGAGGACGACGTGATGATCGAAGAGGAGTACGAGGAGCAGATCGAAATCATCCCCGTCTCCCACATCAGCGAAGTGCTGGAGGTCGCTCTCGAAGGCGAGGCCGAGAAGGACAGCCTCGTGGACCGCCTGAAGAACATCACCGGGTCGGCGCTCGAACGGCAGGTCGGCCGCTCGGGCACCGGCAGTCCGAGTCCGCAGTAA